The following coding sequences lie in one Prevotella nigrescens genomic window:
- the rpsA gene encoding 30S ribosomal protein S1, producing the protein MTNYKDVNPLSDFNWEEFENGKTVGGDKNELTKAYDDTLNKIQEHQVVEGVVTAIDKKEVVVNIGYKSDGIIPASEFRYNPDLKVGDKVEVYVENQEDKGGQLILSHKKARLQKSWENINKALEDDAVIQGYIKSRTKGGMIVDVFGIEAFLPGSQIDVHPIRDYDMFVGKTMEFKVVKINQEFRNVVVSHKALIEAELEAQRKEIISHLEKGQILEGVVKNITSYGVFVDLGGVDGLIHITDLSWGRINDPHEIVELDQKINVVILDFDEEKKRIALGLKQLAPHPWDALDPNLKVGDHVKGKVVVMADYGAFVEIQPGVEGLIHVSEMSWSQHLRSAQEFLKAGDEVEAVILTLDRDERKMSLGIKQLREDPWETIETKYPIGSKHTAKVRNFTNFGIFVELEEGVDGLIHISDLSWTKKVKHPSEFTHVGADIDVVVLEIDKENRRLSLGHKQLETNPWDTYETIYTPGSVHIGKITEVMDKGAVITLNEGGEGFATPKHLVKEDGTQAQLGEELPFVVIEFVKDTKRIILSHSRTYETPKEEQPRRQRNSNKKHTEQPAQVNNVAAGTSLGDLDVLADLKKKMEEGK; encoded by the coding sequence ATGACAAATTACAAAGACGTCAATCCCTTGTCAGACTTCAACTGGGAGGAGTTTGAAAACGGTAAAACCGTTGGTGGCGACAAAAACGAGCTTACAAAAGCTTACGACGACACCCTGAACAAAATCCAAGAACACCAGGTTGTAGAAGGCGTTGTAACTGCTATCGACAAAAAAGAAGTCGTAGTAAACATCGGTTACAAGAGCGATGGCATCATTCCCGCATCTGAATTCCGCTACAATCCAGACCTGAAGGTGGGCGACAAGGTTGAAGTTTACGTTGAAAACCAAGAAGACAAAGGCGGACAGCTTATTCTTTCACACAAAAAGGCACGCCTGCAAAAGAGCTGGGAAAACATTAACAAGGCACTCGAAGACGACGCCGTTATTCAAGGTTACATCAAGAGTCGCACCAAAGGCGGTATGATTGTTGATGTGTTCGGCATCGAAGCTTTCCTTCCGGGCAGCCAGATTGACGTCCACCCAATACGCGACTACGATATGTTCGTGGGCAAAACAATGGAATTCAAGGTGGTTAAAATCAACCAGGAGTTCCGCAATGTGGTCGTTTCACACAAAGCACTCATCGAAGCAGAGCTCGAAGCACAACGCAAGGAAATTATCTCACACCTCGAAAAAGGACAGATTTTGGAAGGCGTTGTCAAAAACATCACAAGCTACGGTGTATTCGTTGACCTCGGCGGTGTGGACGGACTCATTCACATTACAGACCTTTCATGGGGACGCATCAACGACCCACACGAAATTGTCGAGCTCGACCAGAAGATTAATGTCGTTATTCTCGACTTCGACGAAGAGAAGAAACGCATTGCACTCGGCTTGAAACAACTCGCTCCACACCCATGGGACGCACTCGATCCGAACCTCAAAGTGGGCGACCACGTCAAGGGAAAGGTTGTCGTCATGGCAGACTACGGAGCCTTTGTCGAAATCCAGCCGGGCGTAGAAGGACTTATCCACGTTTCAGAAATGAGCTGGAGCCAACACCTTCGCTCTGCACAAGAGTTCCTGAAGGCAGGCGATGAGGTTGAAGCAGTGATACTTACACTCGACCGCGACGAACGCAAAATGTCGCTCGGCATCAAGCAACTCAGAGAAGACCCATGGGAAACCATCGAAACAAAATACCCTATCGGCTCTAAACACACCGCAAAAGTACGCAACTTTACCAACTTCGGTATCTTCGTAGAGCTCGAGGAAGGTGTCGATGGACTTATCCACATCTCTGACTTGTCATGGACAAAGAAAGTGAAACACCCATCTGAATTTACACACGTAGGTGCAGACATCGACGTAGTTGTACTCGAAATAGACAAGGAAAACCGTAGATTGAGCCTCGGACACAAGCAGCTCGAAACCAATCCATGGGATACTTACGAGACAATCTACACTCCGGGCTCTGTACACATCGGTAAGATTACAGAGGTAATGGACAAGGGTGCCGTCATAACACTGAACGAGGGTGGAGAAGGTTTCGCTACTCCTAAACACCTTGTCAAGGAAGATGGAACACAAGCACAACTCGGAGAGGAACTCCCATTCGTAGTCATCGAGTTCGTGAAAGATACAAAACGTATCATTCTCTCACACTCAAGAACATACGAGACTCCGAAGGAAGAACAGCCAAGACGCCAGCGCAACAGCAACAAAAAGCATACTGAACAGCCCGCACAAGTGAATAACGTTGCAGCTGGAACATCGCTTGGCGATCTCGACGTACTCGCCGACCTCAAGAAAAAGATGGAGGAAGGCAAGTAA